In Beijerinckia indica subsp. indica ATCC 9039, the genomic window GCGTTTACTGGCCAATTCGCCAAGCAGCGCGCGGACATCGCGCTCGATGAGCGCCGGATCGGCGGAAAATTGCGCAGCAAGACCGGCGACGATCTCCGCGACATTCGCCTTGCCATCACAGCGTTTCAAAACCTCGATCGCACTCGGATTGGGCTTGACCACACGTTCTGGGGCGAGCAGCAGCCATTCGTCACGCGTCGCATCATGTTTGAGACGGACGCCACGCGGCAGGCGTGGAATGGTGGTCG contains:
- the pqqD gene encoding pyrroloquinoline quinone biosynthesis peptide chaperone PqqD gives rise to the protein MGVETAIQPTTIPRLPRGVRLKHDATRDEWLLLAPERVVKPNPSAIEVLKRCDGKANVAEIVAGLAAQFSADPALIERDVRALLGELASKRMLDL